AAACGCCTACAAGATCATGACTTGCGTGGCCAAACCAACCCCAAGGAGGCGACAAACGAAGCCATTGGCCAGTCGGACGGGCTGGCGTTCGGCGGAGAGGAGTCGAGCGGGCGATTCCGAGATCGACTCGGAACCGATCGAGGTCACTTCTTCGGATCGTCGACGATGAAAACGGGGAGCGTCCCAGCGTCGACGAGGAACTTGGGAGCCTCGTCGGGAAGCCGGCGGGCCTCGTAGGAAATGATCCCGCGGCGCGAGGCGCAGGCCAGGCAGACGCGTTCATCGTCCTGATGGAGGTAAAGCTCACCGTCCAGCAGGCGGTGGTAGTAGTCCTGGCCGGGGGTCATCGTATGGCAGAAGACGCGATCGCTGCCGCGCTTGATGGTGACCCGCCAGCCGGGCTCATGGACGTACATCCGCACGCCCGGCTGAAGCTCGGGGCCCGGTTCGGTTGGGGCGTCGTCAAAGTCCCTGTCCCTGGAGGTATAGATTCCCATGGATGCACCTCAGCGAGGTTGAGCATGGTCTCGGGCGCGCCCGGCAGCCGTTGGAGTATTGCGGCTGGAAGTCGAGGAGGTCGACGTCGAGGGGGGCGTGAGCCCGCAGACTTCGTCCGTGCAAACCACGTCACGCGGTCGAGAGGCCGCAATTCGATTGTAGACGATCCGCCCGAGATTGACGACTCCCGGCAATCCCCCCAGCAAAGCAGGCAACCGGAACAGCGGCAGCCAGGACGCGATCTTCAGGACCGCGTCGTACCCGGCCGCCACCTTCCCCGACTGCGAAACCACGTGCATCGACTTCATGCACTCCTCGCGCCGGAGCGACGGGTGGATCGTCGAAACGTCGACGGCTGTCAGGTCGATCGGCTCGACGACGTGGTCGGGGTCGGCCGCCGTGACCAGAGCCATCGAGGCGCGGCACCTCGGGCAGGCTCCGTCAAAGAGGACGCGGATCGCGGGTTGCTCTTCTACGCGGCCCGTCGCCAGGCTGCGGAGCCAGGTCCCCGAGACGAACGCCAAGTTCGCCGCGATCATCCCCAGACCGAACTCCGTCAGACCGGGGCTCACCACGGCGATCCCCAGGTGCAGGAGCACGGCGCCGAGAACCACCAGCGGCCGGGTCGCCCGGAACCAGACCAGCACCGGGTAGGAGATCTCCAGCGCGAGGCTGCCGTGGGTCATCGCATTGAGGACGACCGGCCAGGCGGCGAGCCGAGTGAAGTCGAGCGAGACGAACTCGCCGGCCGTCATCGTCCCCCAGAGCGCCATCCCGGTCCACCACGAAGGCCCCTGGAGCTTTGCCAGCCCGGCCATGCCGTAGATGAACGCCAGGTGGAGTTGGATCAGCCGCAGGCCGAGGTTCGCCGACACCGTCGGCCGAGGCTTGCCCGGCTCGACCGGCGAGACGACCCGCGCCCCCTGAGGCCGGACGACGGCCGCGCGGCTGCGGGCCTCTCGCCAACGCTTGAGGAAGCGGTCGAGCGACACCGCCTGACCGCTCGCGCCGGTGGCCGCGACGTACAGGGCGAGGGTCGACAGGATCTGGTCGAAACCGAAGACCGCCACCGGCGACCGCCGCACCGTCGAGACGATCACGATCCACGCCAGGACCGACGCCGTCCGACTGAACAGGCCCACCGTCATCAAGCCGAACACTCCCAGCGCGGCGAGCCAGACGAGCCGGAGCATCGCGTCGGGGACGTAGAACCAGATCGACCAGGCGAACGGCGGCAGGCTCCGATAGGCGTCCGTCGCATTCGTCCAGCCCTTCGAGCCCAGGTAAGCGTCGAGGTCCAGACCGATGACGAAAAGGCTCCAGAACGCGAGCAGTCCCACGGCGATCCGGATCAGGCCCAGGGGGGTCGGATCGGCGGGGAGGAAGAAGAACCGAGACCAGCCCCGGGCGAAGCCCGCGACCAGGCCGGACAGATAGTCCGCCGCATCGGTCAGAAGCCGTCGCACGGGAAGTCTCCGATCCATCGGGGAGAGGTGAACATCGACTCGGCGAACAGGTCGAACCGCTCGCGGCCGCCGGTCTCCTCCAGGAACTCCAGGACGCGTCCGGGGTCGGGAATCAAGTGCTGCTGAATCCGCAACGTCACGCTGCTCGTCCCCGGGTGCGTCAGGCAGAGTCGCCGGGCGTACGAGCGAGCCAACCAGAGGTCATGCTCATGAGCGTCGGCCCCTTCCTCGTGCATCGCAGCTCGGCTGCCGGCGAACAGGGCGTTCGCCAGAGCGAGCTGCCGCTGTCTCCGCATCGGCGGGCCAGAGACGTAACGCTCGGGGATCCGGATCGTCTCGTCCGATCCATCAGCCCGGCGCAAGGTCGCCACGACCACCGGCGTCGGCGGCGGCTCCGCGTAGTAGCGGTAGGCGTAACCCTGGTCGAACAGTCCATGATGCCAGGTGAAGAGGTCCGCGAACCAGCGCTGAAGCACCGACGACGGCGGAACCCCCAACGCCCCCCCCGCAACGGCCGCGATATGCACGGCCAGGACGACCGTCGCCAGCCTTCGCGCCCAGGCAGGCCAGGGCGAGGCCTCCGCGACCGGCTCCGGAGGCGCAACCTCGATTTCTCGGACCTCGACGGCCTCTTCCGTGTCCGGTCCCCTGCGGCTCCCTGCCTTCCTCGCCACCCGACGCCCCCTTTCGACGACGGCTCGATGCGGTCTACGCCTCGCGATGCTCCCTCATCATAGCCTACCGCCGCTGAGAGGCCTTCGTCGGATTCTCGATCCAAACCCACCCGTCATCCTCGCGCCAGGCCGCGCAAGCCCTAAGGACATTTTATCCAGTTATCCTGTGTTTCCTAATCGTCCAACTTTTTGTTGTGTGGTCGGCAATCAGACACTAGAATTTGGACTGCCTGGACAGAGATTAGCAATCAAGGCGACTCAGCGGGCTGCGGGACGTGCGCGGATCACCTCTTCGAATCGTCTCGCCCACTTTTTGATTACGCAACGGGAGCAATGACATGCATGGGACGGTCGTGATGCTGATGGCCCTCAGCGGCCTGGGCTGTCACTACAAGCACGCGGACGTGGCTTTTGTCCCGTCGTGCTACAGCAGCTCGGACAGCTGCTACAGCAGCAGCTGCTACAGCGGCGGCTGCTACAGCAGCTGCTATGCGTCGATCCAGTCGACGTACTACGGCAGCACCTCTTACTACAACGGCTGCTACTCGTCGGCCGACTACATCGGCGGCTGCTACAGCGAGAGCTGCTACTCCGACCCCTGGCCGAGCTGCTACAGCGAGAAGAAGGGCTGCTGCTTCCTCAAGAAGCTGTTCGGCGGGCACGGCGGCGGCGGGCTCTTCAAGAAGCACCACAAGTCGTATGACTCGTGCTACAGCAGCTGCTACTCCTCGATGTACGAGTCCTGCTACAGCGGCTGCTACTCGTCGGTCTACGAGCCCCCGGTCTTCGGCTCGGCGATGCCGATCTACGAGACCCCCTACGCGACCTCGCAGGCTCCTGCGAAGTCGTCCTACGTGGCCCCCGCGGCCAGCGAGGCTGTGAAGCCAGCCACGGTTCCCGACGCCCCGGCCGCCGCTCCCGCGGCTCCGGCTCCCGCCGCGGTTCCTGACGCCCCGGCCCCGGCGACCCCGGCCGACGCGCCGGTCGTCACCCCTCCGCCGCCGCCGACCCCGGCCTCGGCCGTTCAGGACGCGGTCAACTCGGTCGCGCCGGCGGGTGTCACCCCGGCCCCCACGATCAAGCCCTGATCTCGGACCTCGCGAGAATGAGCAAGCGACGCCCGCCGGCGGCCCTCCCGCCCGGCGGGCGTCGCCGCTTTCGAACGGATGGCGGGCTCAGGCGGAGGTCACTCGCTCGGCGGGAAGCGTGTAACGCTCCTCGATCGCCTGCTTGATCTGCTCACGACTCTCCTGAGCGGAGAGCCCGGCGGTGGCGGCGATCCGCTCGGCCGCTTCGCCCAGGTCGTCGTCCTTGATCCCCTCGTGGAACCAACGGGCGTAATCCCCCTGCTGGAGGTGGTGCTCCCAGGTGGCGTCGT
The Paludisphaera rhizosphaerae DNA segment above includes these coding regions:
- a CDS encoding DCC1-like thiol-disulfide oxidoreductase family protein, which produces MRRLLTDAADYLSGLVAGFARGWSRFFFLPADPTPLGLIRIAVGLLAFWSLFVIGLDLDAYLGSKGWTNATDAYRSLPPFAWSIWFYVPDAMLRLVWLAALGVFGLMTVGLFSRTASVLAWIVIVSTVRRSPVAVFGFDQILSTLALYVAATGASGQAVSLDRFLKRWREARSRAAVVRPQGARVVSPVEPGKPRPTVSANLGLRLIQLHLAFIYGMAGLAKLQGPSWWTGMALWGTMTAGEFVSLDFTRLAAWPVVLNAMTHGSLALEISYPVLVWFRATRPLVVLGAVLLHLGIAVVSPGLTEFGLGMIAANLAFVSGTWLRSLATGRVEEQPAIRVLFDGACPRCRASMALVTAADPDHVVEPIDLTAVDVSTIHPSLRREECMKSMHVVSQSGKVAAGYDAVLKIASWLPLFRLPALLGGLPGVVNLGRIVYNRIAASRPRDVVCTDEVCGLTPPSTSTSSTSSRNTPTAAGRARDHAQPR